DNA sequence from the Cupriavidus sp. WKF15 genome:
AGGCAGCGCCCTGTCCGAGCCGGCTGACGATGGCACGACGCGTGGGATCCCCCAATGCGAGGAAGACCGGGTCGAGCGGAAAATAGTTAGCCATGTGGCTAACTATATCCCGAAACGCAAGGACGTCAAGGGCGGAGAAGTCACAACCGGGATCGGGGGCGATCGGAGCGATCAGGCAAGCGGGCCAAAAAAGGAAGGCCAGCGCGAGCTGGCCTTCAGCGATTCAGTGCCACGTGAGTCGGTTCCGTGTAACGCTTCCACAGATTGCTGGTCCGCTTCCGCATTCACTGCCCAACACTAGCCATCGCCTATCCTGCGGCACCCCAGGACACGTCTGCAGCTTAGTACAAAATCCGCCGGATGGTGTCGGCAGGCTGCAGCCATGCGGGTCAGGTCACGGCGATGCGGTCGTCGACGAGGCGGATCTGCCCGCCGGGCTTGTCCTCCATCACCTTGAGCACGCGGTTGCCCACCTGCAGCGTCACGCCGCCGTGGATGCGGCGGCCGGCGTCGATCACGGCGCCTGCCGCGGGCTGCATCTGCTCCCCGAGCCTGGCGAGCTTCTCCTCGAGCTCGAACAGGTCGCGCGTCGACTTGAACAGCGTGGCACGCGCCTTCTCGCGCAGGTCGCCGACCGCACGTTCCGGGTTCTTGGCGAAGAACGCTACCAGCTGCTTGACCTTGTTCTGCTCCTCCAGCAGACGCCGGCGGTCCGTCTCGAGCGCCGCGCGCTGGGCGTCCGCGTACGGGTTCAGGCCTACCTGCACAATGGTGGCGCTGCCCGCCGGCGCGCCGAACACGGCCGCTCGCACCGCGAGCAAGGCGCGGCTGCGGCCGCCGCTGATGCTGCCCATGCCGCTGCTTCCGCCCACGACGATGCGCTCGCCCGCGGCCACGTCACTCTGGCGGATGCCGCTTTCGACGGTAACCTCCGTGCCGGCCTCGACCACCGCGTTCTCGATGAAACGCGCCTGGACCGCGCCCTGGCAGCGCACGCTGGCCCGGCTGATGGTCCCGGTCGCGTCCGCATGCCCGTGCCCGGTTTCGGCTTTGCCGATGATGCCGCCCTTGACCACGATGCTGCCGCCAGCCTCGATCGTGGCGGCCTCGATGACGCCATCCACCAGCACATCGCCGGTGACCTTCACCGACATGCCGGTGCGGATGTCGCCCGAGACGCGCAGCGTGCCGTCGAACGCCACATTGCCCGAGTGCAGGTCGACGGATTCCACCTGCACCACCGGACTGACCGACGTGCCATGGATGCCCACCACCGGCGAGCCCGCCAGGACTGCGACCAGCAGGTTCGGATCGTCGGGATCGGCGGCGGCACCGGTCAGGCCTTCGGCGAACGGCGTGTCTTCGACCGGATCGGCAGCCAGTGCCTTGCCAAAGACGTCGACGCCGTCGCTGCCGGGCTCGGCCGGGATGCGCCGCATCAGCGGCGTGCCTGGGGTGACCAGCGTCAGGCTGCCCAGTTCGCGCAGGTCCATGGGGGCATCGTCGTCGGCCTGCGCGGGCTTGCGGGGCTCCAGCAGGTTGACGAAGCGCGCCGGCTGGCCTTGTCGCGGGGCGATGCCCGCCGCGATCTCGCGCAGTTCGCAGCTGCCTTCCGCCAGCGTGGCTTCCAGCACCAGCGACTGGATCTGGGCCGTCACGCCACGTTCGGCGACGGCACGCCGGATGTCGGCCCCGGTGATCGGGCGGCCGCCTTCCGGACGCATCAGCGTGAGGCGGACGGCCAGGCGATCGTCGCTGATATCGAGTTCAAACGCGCCATCGATGAGCGCGCCGACCGTGGCATCGATCTCGCGATCCGCGCGCTGGCACTGGCTGAGGAATTGCGCAATGGCGCGCGGGTCCAGCCGTGCCTGTTCCCAGCCATGGCTCGCCAGGCACTCCCGGAGCGCCGTATGGTCCGGAGGCAGCTGGCCCGTCTCGGGCACATAGCGTGCCCGCACCTGCTCGCCTGGCTCGCTGAGCTCCAGGCGCAAACCCGACTCGTGACTCATGAGTCCCCCAAGGTTCCCTTTGTGCGGCAGGCCACTCTCTGCCCAACCCGCCAAGGCGCAGTTGAGCAGCCTAGTGCGGCTTCACCCGCACCTCCGCTTGTGGTCAATCGATTACCTACGGCAGCTGACAATAAAACTTGAGGCAGGACAAACTCGGACCATGCATAGAAGTACCGGATCACCATGGCAGACTGGCGGAGCGTTTTCGGTAAACTATCGGCTTCCGAGGCGCGCCCGCCGCCTCCCGCATTCCCGCAGTCATGGCAAATACCCACGAAATCCGCCCCGGCCAGTCGATCGAGCTGCTCAAGGAACTCCATATCCTGACGCGCGACGGCAAGATGAACCAGGACAGCCGGCGCAAGCTCAAGCAGGTCTACCACCTGTTCCAGTTCATCGAACCGCTGCTGCAAGAGGTCAAGTCCGAGCGCGATGCCGTCACGCTGGTCGACCACGGCGCCGGCAAGTCATACCTGGGCTTCATCCTGTACGACCTGTTCTTCAAGAGCCTGCACGACCAGTCGCACATCTTCGGCATCGAAACGCGCGAGGAACTGGTGCAGAACTCGCAGGCACTGGCAACGCGCCTGGGTTTTCCGGGCATGTCCTTCCTGAACCTCTCGGTGGCGGACTCCATCGCCTCGCCGGCGCTGCCCCCGACCGTCGACGTGGTCACGGCGCTGCATGCCTGCAATACCGCCACCGACGACGCCATCCGCTTCGCGCTGGCCAAGCGCGCCCGGCACATCGTGCTGGTGCCGTGCTGCCAGGCCGAAGTCGCGAGCGTGCTGCGCAAGAACAAGGGACGCCTGCTCGCCGGCAACCCGCTGACCGAGATCTGGCGCCATCCGCTGCACACGCGTGAATTCGGCAGCCAGGTGACCAATGTGCTGCGCTGCCTGCAGCTCGAAGCGCACGGCTACCAGGTCAGCGTGACCGAGCTGGTCGGCTGGGAGCACTCGATGAAAAACGAGCTGATCATTGCCCAGTTCAAGGACCTGCCGCGCCGCCGCCCGGCCGAGCGGCTGGAAAGCGTGCTCGGCACGCTGGGGCTGGAAGACATGCGCGAGCGGTTCTTCACGACGCCCGCTTGAGCGGGAGCGGGAGCGGGAGCGGGAGCGGCGACGCTACGCGTCCGACTTGGGCGGCACGTCGTCGTCACCGTCCATCCAGCGCTGCCAGCCAGCGTGGCCCAGGCGGCGCAGGGTTGCCATATTGCGCTCGTAGATATCGGCCGCATCGGGATACGCTTCGGCGGCACGCGCAATGCTGTCCTCGCGCAGCAGATGCAGGATGGGATACGGCGCGCGGTTGGTGTAGTTTTCGATATCGTCCGGCTCCGTCCCCTCGAACTGGTACTGCGGGTGGAAGCTCGCGATCTGCAACGTGCCTTCCAGGCGCAGGCTCCCGAGCAACCGGTCCGCGAAATAGAGAAAGTCGTTGAACTCGAGGAAATCGGCCAGCGCTTCAGGCACGATCAGCAGCGTGGTATCGACCTGTGCCGTGTCGGTCTCGGCCAGCAGC
Encoded proteins:
- a CDS encoding FapA family protein, which encodes MSHESGLRLELSEPGEQVRARYVPETGQLPPDHTALRECLASHGWEQARLDPRAIAQFLSQCQRADREIDATVGALIDGAFELDISDDRLAVRLTLMRPEGGRPITGADIRRAVAERGVTAQIQSLVLEATLAEGSCELREIAAGIAPRQGQPARFVNLLEPRKPAQADDDAPMDLRELGSLTLVTPGTPLMRRIPAEPGSDGVDVFGKALAADPVEDTPFAEGLTGAAADPDDPNLLVAVLAGSPVVGIHGTSVSPVVQVESVDLHSGNVAFDGTLRVSGDIRTGMSVKVTGDVLVDGVIEAATIEAGGSIVVKGGIIGKAETGHGHADATGTISRASVRCQGAVQARFIENAVVEAGTEVTVESGIRQSDVAAGERIVVGGSSGMGSISGGRSRALLAVRAAVFGAPAGSATIVQVGLNPYADAQRAALETDRRRLLEEQNKVKQLVAFFAKNPERAVGDLREKARATLFKSTRDLFELEEKLARLGEQMQPAAGAVIDAGRRIHGGVTLQVGNRVLKVMEDKPGGQIRLVDDRIAVT
- a CDS encoding SAM-dependent methyltransferase → MANTHEIRPGQSIELLKELHILTRDGKMNQDSRRKLKQVYHLFQFIEPLLQEVKSERDAVTLVDHGAGKSYLGFILYDLFFKSLHDQSHIFGIETREELVQNSQALATRLGFPGMSFLNLSVADSIASPALPPTVDVVTALHACNTATDDAIRFALAKRARHIVLVPCCQAEVASVLRKNKGRLLAGNPLTEIWRHPLHTREFGSQVTNVLRCLQLEAHGYQVSVTELVGWEHSMKNELIIAQFKDLPRRRPAERLESVLGTLGLEDMRERFFTTPA
- a CDS encoding DUF1415 domain-containing protein, producing MPSSASHQDAVIAATRHWLARAVIGLNLCPFAKSVYVKEQVRYVVSDATQAADLLDELERELKLLAETDTAQVDTTLLIVPEALADFLEFNDFLYFADRLLGSLRLEGTLQIASFHPQYQFEGTEPDDIENYTNRAPYPILHLLREDSIARAAEAYPDAADIYERNMATLRRLGHAGWQRWMDGDDDVPPKSDA